Proteins co-encoded in one Dyella japonica A8 genomic window:
- a CDS encoding VTT domain-containing protein — protein sequence MAHHIIELIAQYGLLLVFANVLIEQAGVPVPAVPTMIVAGALAAMERLPLTGVVLVALLACLLADYAWYAAGRYFGGGVMRTLCRISLSPDSCVKQSELRFQRWRGGVLLLAKFVPGLSTVAPPLVGAMGLRAAPFILFDGLGSLMWVGMAVSLGYVFANQIDAVLMALANAGSVALMLIGSLLALYILIKWWQRHRLLRALRMARITVEELNDAVINGRNPAIVDVRSEAARVIDARIIPGALLADVNSVDRIVEVVPLDAELVVYCTCPNEASAALVAKALMSRGYKRVRPLLGGLDAWDAAGYPVHRPPVVEEVVVSHAV from the coding sequence ATGGCACACCACATCATTGAACTCATCGCGCAGTACGGACTGCTGCTGGTTTTCGCCAACGTGCTGATCGAGCAGGCGGGTGTCCCTGTGCCTGCCGTACCGACCATGATCGTGGCCGGTGCCCTGGCGGCCATGGAGCGATTGCCGCTGACCGGCGTGGTGTTGGTGGCCCTGCTGGCCTGCCTGCTGGCCGACTACGCCTGGTATGCGGCGGGTCGCTATTTCGGTGGTGGCGTGATGCGCACGCTGTGCCGCATTTCCCTGTCGCCCGACTCCTGCGTCAAGCAGTCGGAGCTGCGTTTCCAGCGCTGGCGCGGCGGCGTGCTGCTGCTCGCCAAGTTCGTGCCGGGCTTGTCCACCGTGGCTCCGCCGTTGGTAGGGGCCATGGGTTTGCGCGCGGCGCCCTTCATCCTGTTCGACGGGCTAGGCTCACTGATGTGGGTGGGCATGGCGGTCAGTCTTGGCTACGTCTTCGCCAACCAGATCGATGCCGTGCTGATGGCACTGGCCAATGCCGGCAGCGTGGCCCTGATGCTGATCGGCAGCCTGCTCGCGCTCTACATCCTCATCAAGTGGTGGCAGCGCCATCGCCTGCTGCGCGCCCTTCGCATGGCGCGCATCACCGTGGAAGAACTCAACGACGCCGTGATCAATGGCCGTAACCCGGCCATTGTCGACGTGCGTTCGGAGGCGGCCCGAGTGATCGACGCACGCATCATCCCCGGCGCGTTGCTGGCGGACGTGAACAGCGTCGACCGCATCGTGGAAGTGGTTCCACTGGATGCGGAGCTGGTGGTTTATTGCACCTGCCCGAACGAAGCCTCCGCCGCGCTGGTGGCCAAGGCCTTGATGTCGCGCGGCTACAAGCGCGTGCGGCCCCTGCTGGGCGGGCTGGACGCGTGGGATGCTGCGGGGTACCCGGTGCATCGCCCCCCGGTGGTGGAAGAGGTCGTGGTCTCCCACGCGGTCTGA
- the kdpF gene encoding K(+)-transporting ATPase subunit F: protein MNALYIVAAVIAVALTGYLCVALLKPEWFE from the coding sequence ATGAACGCGTTGTATATCGTGGCTGCCGTGATCGCGGTGGCCTTGACGGGCTATCTGTGCGTGGCCCTGCTGAAGCCGGAGTGGTTCGAATGA